Proteins encoded by one window of Candidatus Odinarchaeum yellowstonii:
- a CDS encoding rhomboid family intramembrane serine protease, whose amino-acid sequence MFYTPITSKTNPPYATLGIIAINVLIYFIQSSSPAAYNYFVLNFGLIPYEIVSGVNLQTLITSMFVHGSFVHIFFNMYILLIFGPAVEKKYGPALFLVFYVFCGVLAGLIHSYITFTFMPLEAYTITIGASGAIFGVMAAYAVNYPNQYLLLFFFTPVKAYVAITLFFILETVLGFAGLFGATSSIAHFAHVGGFIAGVIFALLFRRFTRRGPKIKKERDIEVIYL is encoded by the coding sequence ATGTTCTACACCCCTATCACGTCTAAAACAAACCCACCTTACGCTACTTTAGGGATAATAGCTATCAATGTACTCATATATTTCATTCAAAGCTCAAGCCCAGCCGCCTATAATTATTTTGTGCTAAATTTCGGGTTAATACCATATGAAATAGTATCAGGGGTTAACTTGCAAACGTTGATCACGTCGATGTTTGTGCACGGAAGCTTCGTGCATATTTTCTTCAACATGTATATACTTCTCATATTCGGCCCGGCTGTAGAAAAAAAGTATGGCCCGGCGCTTTTCCTCGTATTCTATGTTTTCTGCGGTGTGTTAGCTGGGTTAATACACTCATATATTACGTTTACATTTATGCCGTTGGAGGCGTACACCATTACGATAGGGGCCTCCGGTGCGATATTCGGTGTGATGGCGGCCTACGCCGTAAACTACCCTAATCAATATCTACTCTTATTCTTCTTCACTCCTGTGAAAGCATATGTAGCTATTACCCTATTCTTTATTCTTGAAACCGTGCTTGGATTCGCCGGATTATTCGGAGCGACTTCTAGTATAGCCCACTTCGCGCATGTCGGAGGGTTTATAGCGGGTGTTATATTTGCGCTACTTTTCCGGCGTTTCACTAGAAGAGGACCTAAGATAAAGAAAGAAAGAGACATCGAGGTTATCTATCTTTAA
- a CDS encoding ECF transporter S component: MKNFLKSRTPNYPLSLQATVIGLFSALTIALTIIIQIPVPATGGYINIGDAAVMLSGLLFGPIVGGVAGGLGSALADIITGYAFYSPWTLIIKGVEGFLAGLISRRDRFSYLDLIACFIIAGPWMITGYFMVESLLFSVAAAIVELPLNVLQFTIGGLIATPVSIAARKVSQQLNTVKDR, translated from the coding sequence ATGAAAAACTTTTTAAAGTCAAGGACACCGAATTACCCTCTTTCACTCCAGGCCACGGTAATAGGTTTATTCTCAGCTCTAACAATTGCTCTAACAATCATTATTCAAATACCAGTCCCAGCTACAGGCGGCTACATTAACATAGGCGATGCAGCGGTTATGCTTTCAGGGTTACTATTCGGCCCTATAGTTGGCGGCGTAGCTGGAGGATTAGGCTCAGCTTTAGCAGATATAATTACCGGATACGCTTTCTACTCCCCTTGGACACTTATAATAAAAGGTGTTGAAGGTTTTCTAGCAGGCTTGATCAGTAGACGTGATCGTTTTTCTTATCTAGATTTAATCGCATGTTTTATAATCGCAGGACCATGGATGATAACAGGCTATTTCATGGTCGAATCTTTACTATTTAGCGTAGCCGCTGCGATAGTGGAACTTCCACTAAACGTGTTACAATTCACAATCGGCGGCTTGATCGCCACCCCAGTCTCTATAGCAGCCAGAAAAGTTTCACAGCAGTTAAACACTGTTAAAGATAGATAA
- the thrC gene encoding threonine synthase: MDNMRFKCPSCGRVYDAGRVLSLCEYCYSPLIYFFEYSKIRESLSFLDVNSFWRYASLLPEVKQEFRISLGEGRTPLFKASRFASILGLNNLFLKDESRNPTNSFRDRAASLLVSHALSLNFREVVCASNGNLGAALAAYCARANIKGTIVVPRRVDIGKLAQMKMYGANIIYNGETVDEAIRFVIEKFVGENFYPATSGLNPLIIEAQKTIAYEIVEQIGVPDYVVVPVGDGGSIYSLWKGFKEFYELGLSFKLPKMIGVQSSTCSPIVQAFERNSRIKRFEDGSTIALAILVLEPLNGELALSAIKESAGLALSVSDKEITEAQRILALEEGVYAETASCAAIAAVKKLSESGFLSKDDNITCIITGSGLKDQYLIAALSGFSKNINLTDKVGLKLRILRLISLGETYGYSLWNSLSKSVSLQAVYQHLSELEERGLIISSERDNRKYYSITARGIRVLNALEELAFLL; this comes from the coding sequence ATGGATAATATGAGGTTTAAATGTCCTAGTTGTGGTAGAGTTTACGATGCGGGGAGAGTCCTCTCTCTTTGCGAGTATTGTTACTCCCCTCTCATCTATTTTTTTGAGTACTCTAAAATAAGGGAGAGCTTATCTTTCTTAGACGTTAATTCTTTCTGGCGCTACGCTTCTCTTCTACCTGAAGTAAAACAGGAGTTTAGGATATCTTTAGGTGAGGGTAGGACGCCTTTATTTAAGGCTAGTAGGTTTGCCTCGATTTTAGGGTTAAATAATTTATTCTTGAAGGATGAATCACGTAACCCTACTAACTCTTTCAGGGATAGAGCTGCCAGCCTTCTCGTTTCTCATGCTTTAAGCTTAAATTTTAGAGAGGTTGTTTGCGCTTCTAACGGCAATTTAGGAGCTGCTTTAGCTGCTTACTGCGCGAGAGCTAATATTAAAGGAACGATTGTGGTGCCTAGAAGGGTGGATATAGGTAAACTAGCCCAGATGAAAATGTATGGAGCTAATATTATCTATAACGGGGAGACTGTTGATGAAGCTATACGCTTCGTTATTGAAAAATTTGTAGGCGAAAATTTTTACCCTGCTACCTCAGGTCTTAACCCTCTTATAATAGAGGCGCAGAAAACAATCGCTTACGAGATTGTTGAGCAGATAGGTGTTCCTGATTATGTTGTGGTTCCGGTTGGGGACGGTGGTAGTATATACTCTCTGTGGAAGGGGTTTAAAGAGTTTTATGAGCTCGGTTTATCCTTTAAGTTGCCGAAAATGATCGGTGTTCAATCTTCTACATGCTCTCCTATTGTTCAAGCTTTTGAGAGGAATTCTCGAATAAAAAGATTTGAGGACGGCTCAACTATCGCTTTAGCGATACTAGTTTTAGAGCCTTTAAACGGTGAGCTGGCCTTATCTGCGATTAAAGAGTCGGCCGGGCTGGCTCTATCAGTCTCTGATAAGGAGATTACTGAGGCGCAGAGAATTTTAGCTTTAGAGGAGGGTGTTTATGCGGAGACCGCTAGCTGTGCTGCGATAGCAGCTGTTAAGAAACTTAGTGAAAGCGGTTTTTTGAGTAAAGATGATAATATTACTTGTATTATCACTGGTAGCGGGTTAAAAGATCAGTATTTAATTGCCGCCTTATCAGGATTTTCCAAGAATATTAATTTAACAGATAAAGTTGGTTTGAAGCTTAGAATATTGAGATTGATTTCCTTAGGTGAGACTTACGGGTATTCTCTTTGGAACTCACTATCTAAGTCTGTTAGCTTACAAGCTGTCTACCAGCATCTTAGTGAGCTGGAGGAGCGTGGTTTAATTATCTCCAGTGAGAGAGATAACCGCAAGTATTATTCTATAACTGCTAGGGGTATTAGGGTTCTTAACGCTTTAGAGGAGTTGGCTTTTCTTCTTTAG
- a CDS encoding bile acid:sodium symporter yields MNISIPIAVLIILLLTPQFICWENYRAEFTSVFRKRLPLILIVCANWIISPLMGFLSANIFFPENVFYRIGVSLLFLGPSISMVLYWNKIAAGCKSLVISATLINTFLIITLYPLLAYFLISRAGAFIPLENMFFTILLFFLTPLVLGLILQYIFKSRAHNCLSNRVYSATDKISLISFFMFLVVLYIIQSRLIISKPLEFVILSIPVLFGYLLVFFIILVLSFLGRLSYEEAASACIIGTGNQYELAIAASIIIFGVGSSVFFVVSIGPLLEAPVMIIIIRLLKTYKMHFLRDRKTEYVKNNVVS; encoded by the coding sequence ATGAATATTTCTATTCCTATAGCAGTTCTTATAATCCTTCTTTTAACCCCCCAGTTTATCTGCTGGGAGAACTACCGCGCCGAGTTTACTAGTGTATTTAGAAAAAGGCTGCCTTTAATTCTCATCGTATGCGCTAACTGGATTATTTCCCCTTTAATGGGATTCTTATCCGCGAATATTTTTTTCCCTGAGAACGTATTTTATAGGATAGGCGTCTCCCTGCTCTTCTTAGGGCCTTCTATCTCAATGGTTCTATACTGGAATAAAATCGCCGCTGGCTGTAAAAGCCTTGTGATAAGCGCGACACTGATAAACACGTTTTTAATAATAACTTTATACCCTTTGCTGGCTTATTTTTTAATCAGTAGAGCGGGTGCTTTTATTCCATTAGAGAACATGTTCTTCACTATTCTATTATTTTTCTTAACACCGCTTGTTTTAGGTTTAATACTCCAGTATATTTTTAAAAGTAGAGCGCATAACTGTTTGAGTAACAGAGTATACTCTGCCACTGATAAAATCTCACTGATCTCTTTCTTCATGTTTCTGGTAGTATTATATATTATTCAAAGCAGGTTGATTATCTCTAAACCTTTAGAATTTGTAATTTTGTCTATCCCAGTGTTATTCGGTTATCTTTTAGTATTCTTTATAATTTTAGTGTTAAGTTTTCTCGGGCGTCTCAGCTATGAGGAGGCGGCTAGCGCATGTATCATTGGTACGGGAAACCAGTATGAGCTAGCTATAGCTGCTTCTATAATAATTTTCGGAGTTGGATCGAGTGTGTTTTTCGTTGTTAGTATTGGTCCTTTACTTGAAGCCCCGGTTATGATTATAATTATAAGATTATTGAAAACGTATAAGATGCATTTTTTGAGAGATCGGAAAACTGAATATGTTAAAAATAACGTAGTTAGCTAA
- a CDS encoding DNA replication complex GINS family protein gives MENKRIKEMIITRLHTPVAVKLLKDLTEEISKELEIPVKSTGSEFEIPWWKAKILMDEKIAELLDENEIDETYIQKKVWSEKAKTQPEELEKTFYLKLSNKLGKLKNEFKMNPSPILMKKIENLETLLNDLLSARLSKILKMSFRGAPPKILENLTLEEKWLYDEINQIIKIWVERILGD, from the coding sequence TTGGAGAATAAGAGAATTAAGGAAATGATAATTACAAGACTACACACACCTGTAGCTGTTAAGTTACTCAAAGATTTAACTGAAGAAATCTCCAAAGAACTTGAAATACCAGTTAAATCAACCGGCTCAGAGTTTGAAATCCCATGGTGGAAGGCTAAAATATTAATGGATGAAAAAATAGCTGAGCTTCTAGATGAAAATGAAATAGATGAAACATATATTCAGAAGAAAGTGTGGAGTGAAAAAGCTAAAACACAACCAGAAGAATTAGAGAAAACATTCTATCTTAAACTATCTAATAAACTAGGCAAATTAAAAAACGAGTTTAAAATGAATCCGAGTCCAATATTAATGAAGAAAATAGAGAACTTGGAAACCTTATTAAACGATCTTCTATCCGCGCGCCTCAGCAAAATCCTTAAAATGTCGTTTAGAGGCGCCCCGCCTAAAATCTTAGAGAATCTTACACTAGAAGAAAAATGGCTTTACGATGAAATAAATCAGATAATAAAAATATGGGTTGAGAGAATACTAGGAGATTAA